Part of the Panicum virgatum strain AP13 chromosome 4N, P.virgatum_v5, whole genome shotgun sequence genome is shown below.
CTCCTTCAACTAGTGAAGGAATGGGCACTAGTACATGCTTGTTATGTGTAGCTCTCAAATTAAAACAATCTTGGAATAATGGAGCATCCATTGCTGCTCTTGGTAGCTGAGATGGCAGGTCTTCCATAGACCATAGGCCGTGCCCATTCTTGCGAGGACCAATGTGTCACAAAAAGATGTTGGTGCCTAGTGGTAACACTGATTTGGATGTGTATCTTCAAATGGTGAACAACCGACGTTCGGATTTGAATTTGATTTCTACTTCTGCTCTGCAATTTCACAGCCATCCAATTCCAGTCCGACTTGAGACCATGAAAATCAATCCAATTCAGCTTGGATTAGACATCTCCGATTACAAACGGGGCGGGAGAGGCGCCCGCGCAGCCCGGCCAGGTCATCGGAAAATCCCTGCCGCTGCGATGCCGATCGATTGGCTTGTGCCGTTTCCAAATGCCCTTGTGAATTCCGTGAGGTTGCGAATGGACTTTTTTTTTAACTCCTCTCATTTGGGTATAGCTGTAGTATCTATTCATATATGTATACGCACACCTCACTCACACCACTATACACGTACAAACAGCCCTACAACTACACTCAGAATCGAAGACCACGTCTTTCTCGAAATCACCGAATGACTCCGTAGACGATAGACGCATCACACTTCCTTTATAGCTCCACGCGTGAGAAGCTGTAGATTTAAACAAGGAACACTGGTGCGAACCCGGGCCGAGCAGCGCTCGAACGCGGGCGGCAAGCGCTCCACCGAAGGCCTTGCTAACGCGCTACGAATGTGCTGGACCCTGCGGTTTTCTTACATGGGTTGAATGGAATTTCTTTTACAAGTGGGCTGGATAAGGCCCGCTCCGGCGTGTCCGGGGAAATAAGATGGAGACGCGCAGGCGACAAAATTAAACCCTTTTTCCGCAAGGCAAACCCCCAGGCCGAAACCCCAGCCCACTCTCCCGGCGATGGcatcggcgtcggcggccgccgccgcagagtgggaggcggcggagcggaagGTGCTGGTGGCGCGGAAGCCCTGCTTCGGGCTCCCCACCGGCTGCCCCACCAGCCTCCCCGTGCTCCTCTACCTCCGCCTTGCGCAGGTCCCCTTCGACATCCACATCGACACCTCCTTCCCCGATGCCGGTGAGCTCCCCACCCGCCCGCGCGGCCCTACCCTCTCATCCCGTATCGCCTTAGCTCCGTGCGCGGTGTTGCCATGCTGGGATCTCGCTGTGCTACTGGCGTCTCCGTTCGTCAGCTGCTAGATAGTGTCTTCCCccttacaaaaataaaataaacctgTTGATAGCttttggggggtggggggtgaGCCACACATTGACGTGAAGCAATCGCTTCGCTGGTTGAGCCATGTGTGCGGCAACTGCTCTGCTCACAACTTAATTCTGCTCCACAGATCACATACCATATGTCGAATTCGGTGATTGCGTGGCGTTCAACAATGAGAAAGGAGGTGTGATTGAATACCTCAAGGGGGAGAAAATTGTCGACTTGAACTCAAAGCACCCAAGTGTTTCACCTTCCGATGTGCTGTCCACAAAGGCCATGGTTTCGACCTGGCTTGCGGATGCTTTGCAGTATGAGCTCTGGGTGGTTGATGATGGAAGCATCGCGCATGATAtctacttctctgatcttgccTGGCCCATCGGAAAGATACTCCACTGGAAGAAAACTAGAGATGTGAAGCAACTACTGGGTATAACAAAGCTTAGTGCTgcagagaaagaagaagaggtTCCTACTCCCAACTCATTACTTTCATTGCTAGTCCTTTTTTTCCCCCTGGCGACACACTAGTAGCTTCTGATGCAAATTTCTGATTTAAACAGATATACCAGAAGGCAAGTGCTGCATATGATGCATTTTCTCTGATATTAGGGGATCAAGTCTTTCTATTTGATAATAGGTAAAGAACTGATCTTTATCTATTTTACTTGAGTCATGTCTTTATCAATTTTTCTATTTGTCTGTGCTCTGTATTAGTTTTTTAATGCTTACTGCCACTTGGGTATTTGTCCTGATGCGCCTTTTATGGAGCActaatttttcttttgtttctgtTTGCGAAGCCCTACAGATGTTGATGCTCTTTTCCTTGGACATGCTCTTTTTGTCCTCAATGCATTGCCTGTAAGCGCCCCTTCTACACTTCTATGTACACCCAAATGACAGATACTGCCTAAAGTTTCTAATTGCATAAACAAAATGATGAAACACACATGCCCAATTTGCACAAGCACATTATCTTGAAGGAGCAGGTGCAGATCTCAAATGCTTCTAATGTTAGCAGTAGGGGAATTAAGTTGTTTCTCTATGCTGTGAAGAATTTCCTTAGCTATAACCTAAATCTGTCAAGCAAATGCTTACTATGTTTTGAGGCTTGTTCTGATCTTACTTCTGCTGCTCTTAGGACACATCTGTGCTGAGGGGCACTTTGCAGAAGCAtgaaaacttggtgaattttGTCGAGCACCACAAGGTCCAATTGCTGGACGACTCATCATCATCAGGGTTAGGATCATCACCCAGTCCATCATCGTCATCCACCCCCAGGAAAAGAGCATCCGCTGGCCAAAGTAAGCAAACAGATCACTATACTCAGACCGTCAGACGTTCAAAATTCAGAGATTGAAAGTTATAGCACGAATACTAGATAACCTAACATTAAAAGTTGAATGATGCCATTTTACACCTA
Proteins encoded:
- the LOC120670270 gene encoding mitochondrial outer membrane import complex protein METAXIN-like; this encodes MASASAAAAAEWEAAERKVLVARKPCFGLPTGCPTSLPVLLYLRLAQVPFDIHIDTSFPDADHIPYVEFGDCVAFNNEKGGVIEYLKGEKIVDLNSKHPSVSPSDVLSTKAMVSTWLADALQYELWVVDDGSIAHDIYFSDLAWPIGKILHWKKTRDVKQLLGITKLSAAEKEEEIYQKASAAYDAFSLILGDQVFLFDNSPTDVDALFLGHALFVLNALPDTSVLRGTLQKHENLVNFVEHHKVQLLDDSSSSGLGSSPSPSSSSTPRKRASAGQSYKPKPKAKKERTEEEKKFRQRAKYFLATQLVAVLVFLSLMGGVDSSELDDDDGMDYED